CATCTCCTCCATAAACAAGCAGCATGTCCTTTGTTCTTCTGAGGTACCTAAGAATATTTTTAACTGTTGTCTAGTGAGTGTGACGCCCCCGCCTCGACCGTGCACTAATCATACACGTAAATGCGCACGATCAAGACAagagactcacgggaagatatcacgacacaactctagacacaaattcaaacataaagctttatattacaagccagggccacgaaggctcgaatacaaaagtcagcggaagcaacaacatCTGAGTATAGGCATAAgataaacaagtttgccttaagaaggctagcaaaaCAACGATAACTAGATCGAAAaggcgcaggcctcctacctggggcctcctaactactcctggtcgtcggtggTCTCCACGTAGTCGTAGGCTCCGTCAGGGTAGTAGTAGTCATCGGCGGGATCacctggctcctgggctccatcATGTGATCGCAAAAATCAGGTAgaggggaaaaggggtagcaaagcaaccatgagtactcatccaaagtactcgcaagacttacatcagatctatGCTAAGTATGCATCGGTTTCAAAGGAATGGGGCTATATCTTTGGACTATACCGCAGAAATACCAAAATAgagggaaggcctagcctatcaagACTAGCATCTTGCGGCGTCTTGTATCATTAGAAGAGTTCAGATTGGCATATCATAAGGTAACAAGTATATTTTAGTAATGCTCAGAGATCCTtactcgactccctgcgagaaagtgATCCCGAAGCCATCATATCCATTTAGTGtaacaagtatccagttctagttgtactagatcgggatacaactccgagtgtcggttaccgtggacacgactattcgaatagatatacTTCCCTGCAGGGGTACACCAActtacccaacatgctcgattaactttggccagacacacttttcttggccatgcccggcctcggctgATCGACACACCGTAGTCCTACCTAGACTCAACAGAGAGGTCGgcacgccggtctacatcctaagcacccAGGGGTCTTTGGGCACATCGCCATTTGCACTCATGCGCGTTGTGTACGCGGCCTGGAGCTGACCCACCTCCTTATACAAGCGCAGGCAGTTACCATCCAACCGGGCGTGCGCCGCTCAATTGCTGACGTCCGAAGAGCTTTCGGAGAATCGTACGACGCTGAGTACCCATATATTAGCAGACAGTTGATAACTTAATATTCATACATAAGTAGAACGTTATTTTTACAAGTTACATAAGTGGCAAGTTAGTGCTGCTAGTAGAGTGTTAGTTTAAACAGTTGCAAGTTCATACCAATTCTTTTGCAATGTGTGATGTATAATCAAAATTAGTGTTTAATACGTGGCACAATTTGTAGGGCGATTCCATAGGATTTCTCTTGCAAAAAGTAACTGTACTGCATTTTTTAAATAACAACATCTAGATGACATCTTAGATATGATTCAAATCaaataaaacaaaaactaatACAATGAATTGACAACTGGAAACAGAACGGCCAGTAAaaaaaaaatattaaaaatcGTACTATATTCTCCGCCCTTCTTCGGTTGTACGCCATCGCCGAAGATTGAAAAATACATCAAACCAACAATAAGGGAAATGGCCACCTACAAATGCCCTCACCATATTAATCTTTGAATACCGCAATAGTCACTCAACCCTTGAGACGAGATCCATGCATAAACCAATGAAGCATTATCGGTTAAAGTATCGCCCCACACATAACAGTCTTGCAGTACATCACCACCAGCTCAGAGAATTGAAGAAACACACCATGCCACACAACACTGTTGAAATCGTCATACCAATAGCCGGCCCATACTCTCTTTAAAAGACTTGCCCGTAAAAAAAACTGTCTTTAAAAGACACACCATGAAACAATCTTTACCCGACCAATGCATAGCCACAGGGTGATGTCTCGCATGCCATGTAGAATCGGATGTCGGGAAAAGTAGGTTCAAATGGGGAAGCGGGATCCTCTGCAGGAGGCGGATGTTCGGAGAGAAAAAGTGTAGTCCGGTGTAAAAAGCTGAAAAGGTTGAAGTGGAGAATAGAGATGCATGTGTACTAgtctttattttattttagaaTATTCATTAATGAGACCCACTAGTGATAGCTTGTATTGAAAAAAAAAAATCAATGTACATGCTAAACTATTTTTTCTCAAAGGGCATGTCCTAAATAAAAGCTTAAAAAAATCGGGACGTTGTAAAGGCAGAAGAGACTGAGAAAGAAAAAACGAGACGGACGCTTCCCTCGTCAAAAAGAGAAGAGAGAAAAGGGAAGCGCGTCGCTGGCCCACCACCCAGTATTGACCCCGCTCGTGCAGTCCAGCTCGGGTAGTCCGCCATTGGTCAAggcccccttcctttctcccccCTCCCTCCGTCTCCCCCGCCTCGTCTCCgcccgccgctcgccgccgcacAACCTCCTACTATTTGGTCGGCCCTCCTACCCCCACGGCATCCAGCTCGCGCTGCGCCGAGGTTGACCGGGCCGGCGTGAGACTCGCCCGGCTGGCCGCGAAGATGGACGCGCGTCAGACTGCGCAGGTGAATCAGGTCGTCGGCGCCGTCGGGATGCCGCCGCCGCAAAGCCAGACGCAGGACGCGTGGGTCGATCCCCAGTTCGTGATGATGCGCGGCAGCACCCGAGACAAGATGTAAGCGTTCAGTGCTCTTATCTGCTCCAGTTGGAAATAATCGATATTCATGCTCCAGAAAATGGGTTGGAATTGAATTCTCTAAACAATAGATTCCATCAGGCATCATGCTTACTGGTACTACGTTGTTTCATTCACAAAATTATAAGCAAAGGCGATCACAGATATAGTGCTGTTCGAAATTAATGGCTTCCCTTGAAGTTTAGAAGGGCTGTGCATACACATTTGGCAACTTTGGGGGTGCATTTAAATACTTTGTTCAGTTCTGAGGGTTATTTAGGCTATAAGATAGATGCCTGATGGTCTGAATTTGTTATGAAAGTAAGGAGGGTAATTCTTTATTTAATTTTATATATACTTGTTATTGAACTGGCAGATTCGAGTATATAGGAAGGAAGCAAACCTCGGCTGATTGGCGGAGGAGGTTACCGGAGCTCGCGAGGAGGCTTGAGGAACTCTTGTTTAGAAAATACCCAAGCAAGGTGTTGACCCCTTTCCTTCTTATTTTGTAGCTTTGGCTTTCGAGCAATCAAGTCCATTTCCGAGCAAAATTAAATATCACCATTTCATCATTTTAATATTAAAAAAAAAATATGTTCAGGCGGAGTACTACAATATGATGAAGCAGCAAATTGAGCCGCACTTGCAGTTTGCTATCAAGCAGTTGAGTGCTCTGAACCAACAACGACAACAGAACCAACAATTGTCAAGACAGATATCATCTTCCCCTGGCAATGGGACGATGATTCTGACACCTGGTATCACGCAAGGCACAAGTGAAACTTCTAGAATGTCTTATGTGACAGGCGATATTGGCCCTTCGTCGTCTGGTGCAGGCATGGTTCCTCTGAACGCCAACATGGGTACCTTGCTGCCAGCCGCAGATAGTTTTACTGAACTTGTGCTTATTTCCTTCAGGCTGTGTACCTTATTTTGAAATTCTTCTGTACCATGCTGTAGAACACCTAACAAACCACCTTTCTGGGAGTCTAGCTTCTGTGTTTGGAAAAGACCATCCACTAAGTAGCTATTGTATGACTAAAAAGCTGTAAGTGAAATGTTAACCTGAAAGATCCATTATTAGAATTTAACACTAATTATCTTCCTTCGGACGCTTAGCTTCCAAATTTTTTTCTTATCAATTAGAAATGGGATATCACACTGTTGAGTCTCAGTATTTACCCATATTGATTTATAACATTTTCGAACAtacatatactccctctgtctcaAAATGTAAGACGGCTTTTGACAAACGTCTTACATTttgagacagagggagtactattcaGTCTTGGAGCTGTATGCTCTAGTGTATATCACCTTTTTTTTCCTAGTCTTCCCCTTTTGGACTATGTTTCCATTTACTAACTTGGTTTGTGTTGCTTTCTTTCCAGGGGAAGCTCCTGATCAGCATGTGAACACACTGCTTTCTCTGGGGATGAACCCTACACATCAAGATCACCCCAGAGACAGCAATAACAACCTCATGATAGACACAGCGGACACACCTGCAACCAACAGATTCTTGGTAAAAATTGTGCATTGTACTTCTCAAATATCATGTACAGTAATACCAGCTCTCCAAGGCTTGCTTACAAACTGCAGCTCATGGTGATGCAGAAATCCCGTGCACCTCTGAAGGAGATCCGAAAGGAACCAAAGTTTAGCTGCCCAGTCTGCATGAATGAGCTGGTTGATGCGTCATCCACCATCTGTGGCCACATCTTCTGCCAGAAGTGCATCCAGGCCTCCATCCAGGCTCAGAGCAAGTGTCCGACCTGCCGTAGGACGTTAACTATGAACAGTTTTCACCGCGTCTACCTCCCGACGATGGACTGACCTGATCCACCCTTTTTTATTTCCTCTTTTACCCGCGGGTGCTGCAAATCAGGTGGTAACATTTCAGAAGCAGGTTTGATTAAGGATGTCATTAACAGGGATATGGACGTCATTTGCTTTTCTTTAAAGTCTTCTTATGGCATTTGTATTATTTACCTGTATAAGGTATATTCGCTTCCGCTGTGAGTTGTATCTTGGTCGCAAGACCCTTGTATTGTATCCATATGTTAAATTTGACTCTTCAGAGttgttgtatatatatatatatatatatatatatatatatatatatgttgttgtggATCTGTTATGGAATTGTGTTGTGATATCTACTGCTGCACCCACGTCGTGTGTATGTTGTGATGTGCACATTGTGTGGGGTCGCATCTTTGGGTCAATATTATGCGGATGCTAGCGGAGGTGCTATATCTGTGCCGCTCCCAGGGCGCTACACTTTTGCCTTTGCGAGGTCATGTGGCGCAGTTGGTACCCTGCGAGTCTGCTTGACCTTGTGGTCATTGCCTAGTCACTCACTGATAGGAGGAGACGCCTCCTCTAGTTTTTTCTTTTGCGGCCATGACCTGAGCCCTTTGGACCTCCTGGAACAAGCTTGTGATTGCTCACGACCGTCTATGACATGCGCCTGACCTTGTTTACATTCCTATTGCATTTATGCTGCAATGGTGGCTTCTCATGAGACTTGAGATGCTCGATAATCGGCGGGCTTCCGGTTCCAACAAGATAGCGTCGGTGGCCTCTATGCAtccattttcttttctttttgggCTTTCTTTGGTTGTGCCCCTGCGGCTTACTTTGTACTAGTTGTTCAGATTGGTTGGTGCTTTATCTATAAAGGCGAGCTAATGCCAAATTTCTTGAAGATGGCACCAAGAGGGTGTGGAACTTTATCTAAAAAAAAGAGGATGTGGAACTGCGGATGGGTCGAACGTGGTGTAGAGAATACATTTGGACGAAAAGAAAGCCTCGAGCCTTGGATTTGAGGAGGAAATGAAAGGTTAGGAGGTTTGGTAGGCGAAGGTTGCCAATATACTTCGGTGGTCGTTTATATACATGGTCCTCAATTGGCGTGAAAGACCCCGCTCTATCGGCCCCCTTGGGCTTCCAAAGCTGGTTATTCATTTTGGGTTTTAAGAGTTATGTTGTAGAAGTTGTGTTTCACGTGTTTGGGAAAGTGGCAATGGTTGCGGCTCCAAGGTTAGATCTAGATCCTTTCTTTCTGCAATTTATGTGTAGTATTTTCAAAATTTGGACAATGTATTAGCGAATAGTTGATATTTATACAAGTGACAAGTTAGTGTTGTTAGTAAAATGTTACTTTAAACTGTCGTATGTCCATACAGGTCCATAGCAAACTTTTTGAAATGCGTGTTGTCCAACCAAAATTAGTGTTTTATGTGGCACAGTGCATAGGGCGATTCCACATGATTTCTCTTGGAGCAACTAAGGGTTGCACTACTCTCGCCGTCTCACCCAGAAACACAACCTACTAGGGTTTTCCCGTACATgcagccgcctccgcctccaaaTGTCTTCTGGCATAGGTAAAATGGGGAAGCCATCATTTGAGGATTAACCGTGAAATTTATGTCGTTCTAGACCTGATTAGGGTTTAGTTTACCTGTGCGACCGATGATGCAAAGGGAGACGATGTCGATATATCCAAGAATAACATGTGCGTTAGTTTCTATTTATGTGAGGATGGTCTCGTACTAAGGATTGATAATTTTCTCCTTTTTCTTCGTGAAGTAAGGCTTGATAATTTTCTCGGAAAAAGACAAGGTAACTCTGCCGTCCCGCCGACACGGCACGACCTGTGCTAATCGTGCCTAGCACCACATGGCCCATACATGCACATTTACTAGTGTCGTGTCGACCCACGTGCCTTGCTCCCTGGCCCAGGCACGACACTTCAGTAATCGGGCCGGCCCGTGGCACGTTTAGCACGTTTGGCCCGCGTGCTTTTCATCCGACTGGGCTGTTTTCTAGGTGATATATATAAAAAATCAAAAAGTACAAAAATAAATAAACGGGCCGTGCCGTGCCGGCCCGCGTGACGGCACTACAGGCCCAGGCACGGGCCGTGCCTGCGTGCTAACGGGCCGGCTCAGACGGCCAGGTTTGACCACCTGTACTCACCCCGCCTCGTGTAGTCCGTCATCCGTCTCCCCGCCTCAGCCTCACCCTCGCGCCTCCGGCCGCCGCTCCTCTTAGGTGGGCCCTCCTACCACCCTTCAGCGACGCCATCTGCGCCGGGGTTGACGGGGGCGGCGTGTGTGAGGCTCGCCCAGACTGCGCCGGTGAATCAGGTCGGACGCGCTGGTGTTGACGGCGCCGTCAGGATGCCGCAGCGGCAAAGTCAGATGCAGGATGCGACGGGCCTCCACGCAGGGGTCGATAATCAGTTTGTGATGCTGCGCAACAGTACTCGGGAGAAAATGTAAGCGTTCGTCACTGCTCCAACTGGAATGAATCCAAATCTATACTCGTAGTACTCTACTCACTGAAGTCACTGGTCAACCGGTCAGGGGTTTTAATCGTACTAAACAACCGTGTCAGAGATTTTAATAcggactacatacagatgtatatataCATACTTTGAAgcatagattcactcattttgctccgtatgtagtccgtaGTGGAATCtgtagaaagacttatatttaggaacggagggagtactactttgTTAATTTCATTCACAAACCTATGAGCAAAGGTGATCGTAGGTATACTATCAGAGTTAATGGATACAAATCCCGGAACTCTGGGGCTGCAGTTGGATCCTCTTTTCAGTTCTGTTTATACTGTCAAAACGCTCATGGTCTGAATCTGGTGTGAAAGCAAGGGTATATTTTTATACTTGTTCTTGAATCGGCAGATTCGAGTACATAGAAAGGAAGCAACCATCGGCTATCTGGCGGGGGTGGCTGCCGGAGCTTGCGAGGCGGCTCGAGGAGGTCTTGTTTAgagaatacccaaacaaggcgTTGATCTCTTTCCTACTTCTTCTGCACCTTTCACCTTTGGTTTTCGAGCAATCAAGTCATCTCCTAGCAAAAGTAAATAAAATTGCTTCATCATTTTAAcactttcttttttcttttggcAGAGTGAGTACTACAATATGATGAGGGGGCCGATTTTGACCCACTTGCGGTTTGCCATGAACCTCTTGAGTGTTCAgaaccaacaacaacaacagaaCCTACAATTGTCAAGGCAGATAACATGCCCCCCTCGCAATGGGACAATGATTGTGACACCTGGTGTCACGCATGGCACGAGTGAAAATTCTGGAATGTCTCATGTGACGGGCAACATTGGCCCTCTGTCGTTTGGTGCAGACATGGTTCCTCTGAACGCCAACATGGGTACCTTGCTGCCGGGTGCAGATAGTTTTACTGAACTTGTGCTCATTTCCTTCAGCCTGTGCACCTTAACTTGAAATTCTTCTGTACCATGCTGTAGAACTTCTAGCTTTGAAATCCAATAGCCAGCAACATGTATTAGACAAAATTGAACATATGTGTTAACACCTAACAAACCACATTTTTGGAAGTCTAGCTTGTTTGGGAAAGGCCATCCACTAAGTAGCTATTGTATGACAAAAAAAGCTCTAAACGAAACGTTAACCTGAAAGATCCATTGTCAAAATTCAACACTAAGTATCTTCCTTCGGACTCTTAGCTTCCTTTTTTTTTCAATATCAAACAGAAATGGGATTTCACACTGTTCAATCTCATTGTTTGCACATATTTATTTATGGCATCTTTTAACCTACATATACTATTCGGTCTTCGAGCTTTAGGCTCAAGTGTATATAACCTTTTTTTCCTAGTTTCCCTTTTTGGACTATGTTTCCATTTACTAACTTGGTTTGTGTTGCTTTCTTTCCAGGGGAAGCTCCTGATGAGCATGTGAACACACTGATGTCTATGGAGATGAGCCCTACACACCATGATCGCCCCAGAGCATGCAACAACAACCTCGTGATAGACACAGTGGACACACCTGCAACCAACGGACTCTTGGTAAGAATTGTGCATTGTACTTCACAAATATCATGTATAGTAGTTACATCACCTCTCCAAGGCTTGCTTACAAACTGCAGCTCATGGTGATGCAGAAACCCCGTGTACCTGTGAAGGAGGCCCGAAAGGAACCAAAGTTCAGCTGCCCAGTCTGCATGAATGAGCTGGTCGATGCGTCATCGACCATCTGTGGCCACATCTTCTGCCAGAACTGCATTGAGGCCTCCATCCAGGCTCAGAGCAAGTGCCCGACCTGTCGTAGGACGCTAACCAGGAACAGTTTCCACCGCGTCTACCTCCCGACGATGGACTAACCTGGTCCAGCCATTCTGGGCAGAGCAGAGCCTTGGCACCTGTGCTCCTCTCTCTTCTGACAACTGTTTATTTTCTCCACATTGATGACTATCGCGACTCCTCAAGTGCCTCCTGCAACTGCCCCTCCCTCCACACTGCCTCCACCCATGAGCAGCATCATATGCCCCTATATAAGGGCATCCAGTGACACGATGAAGGGGACTTTCAAGATCTATCGAAGACCTAGTCTAGCCACTTAGCCAAACTGATCTAGGCATCTCGCCGAGATCAACCATCTAGAACTCGACGAGTTGCTCTTCAACTCATCGAGACCCCCATTGTAATCATTCTTTGTACTCTATCTTCAGATCATCCCATATAAGCAAGGGTAGGGCCATTCCTAGGGGCTATAAACCTGGGTAAAACTTGTGTCCCATATTTATCTGACACTTGTGGTTACTTTCCACTCTCATACATATCTACCTGTGACTCTCCCTTCTTGGACTTCAAGAGAGTTTTCTTGCGTTTCAAATTTTGCAAAGTTGGAATGGTTGTGCCTTAAAGGTTTGATCTACATATTTTATTGGCAATTTTTGTTTAATACTATTttgaaaatttagcattgtgtgGTAGTGGGTAGTTGGCGAGTTAGTGTCGTTAGTAGAAGTTAGTTTAAACAGCTGGAAGTCCATACAAAACTTTTTGCAATCTGTGGTGTATAACCAAAACCACACGGCGCGCCAGGCTCCGCCCCCGGTCAAAACTAGTTTTAACACGTGGCATAGCGCGTAGGGTGATTCCGAAGGATTTCTCTTGCAGCAAGTAAACTTTGTAGCATTATTCTTGCCCGGAAGCGACTCTGTGACGAAGAGCGGTTATATAGAGCGGGAAGCACGCCGCTGGCCCACCACCAGTATTGCCTCTCCAGGCTCAGGTGGTCCGCCATTGGTCTGGGACTGTGTAAGGCTCGGCTGGCTGGCTGCGAAGATTGGGCCCATGAATCAGGTCGGTGGTGCTGGCGCCGGGATGCCGCCGCGGCAAAATCAGATGCGGGATGTGGCGGACCGCGCTGCAGGGGTCGATCCCAATTTCATGGTGCTGCGCAACAATATTCGACAGAAGATGTAAGCTTTCATTACTGCTCCAACTGGAATGAATCTACTCCTATTTTACTGCTCGATTGGTTTTTAATTGTACCATGCTCTAAACAACAGTATCAAGTTTATTTGTCCTATGTTGTTTCATTCACAAAAATATAAGCAAAGGTGATCGTAGATATATCATCAGAGTTAATAGTTTCCCTAAGTTTACAAGGGA
The Aegilops tauschii subsp. strangulata cultivar AL8/78 chromosome 3, Aet v6.0, whole genome shotgun sequence genome window above contains:
- the LOC109742805 gene encoding probable histone acetyltransferase HAC-like 1 isoform X1 — its product is MDARQTAQVNQVVGAVGMPPPQSQTQDAWVDPQFVMMRGSTRDKIFEYIGRKQTSADWRRRLPELARRLEELLFRKYPSKAEYYNMMKQQIEPHLQFAIKQLSALNQQRQQNQQLSRQISSSPGNGTMILTPGITQGTSETSRMSYVTGDIGPSSSGAGMVPLNANMGEAPDQHVNTLLSLGMNPTHQDHPRDSNNNLMIDTADTPATNRFLKSRAPLKEIRKEPKFSCPVCMNELVDASSTICGHIFCQKCIQASIQAQSKCPTCRRTLTMNSFHRVYLPTMD
- the LOC109742800 gene encoding probable histone acetyltransferase HAC-like 1 is translated as MPQRQSQMQDATGLHAGVDNQFVMLRNSTREKIFEYIERKQPSAIWRGWLPELARRLEEVLFREYPNKAEYYNMMRGPILTHLRFAMNLLSVQNQQQQQNLQLSRQITCPPRNGTMIVTPGVTHGTSENSGMSHVTGNIGPLSFGADMVPLNANMGTLLPGEAPDEHVNTLMSMEMSPTHHDRPRACNNNLVIDTVDTPATNGLLKPRVPVKEARKEPKFSCPVCMNELVDASSTICGHIFCQNCIEASIQAQSKCPTCRRTLTRNSFHRVYLPTMD
- the LOC109742805 gene encoding probable histone acetyltransferase HAC-like 1 isoform X2 is translated as MDARQTAQVNQVVGAVGMPPPQSQTQDAWVDPQFVMMRGSTRDKIFEYIGRKQTSADWRRRLPELARRLEELLFRKYPSKAEYYNMMKQQIEPHLQFAIKQLSALNQQRQQNQQLSRQISSSPGNGTMILTPGITQGTSETSRMSYVTGDIGPSSSGAGEAPDQHVNTLLSLGMNPTHQDHPRDSNNNLMIDTADTPATNRFLKSRAPLKEIRKEPKFSCPVCMNELVDASSTICGHIFCQKCIQASIQAQSKCPTCRRTLTMNSFHRVYLPTMD